The segment TTCCGTGTCTACACTCCGCAATTCCGGCAACCATTCCCGAATATACTCAGCCTCTGGATCATACTTTTGGGCTTGGCTGGCGGGGTTAAAAATACGCAATGGCTTGGGATCCATGCCGCTGGAGGCACTCCACTGCCAGCCACCGTTGTTTGCAGCCAGATCGCCATCAATGAGCGTCTGCATAAAATATTTTTCGCCCCACTGCCAGTTGATGATCAAATCTTTGGTCAGGAAACTCGCAACAATCATGCGGCAGCGGTTGTGCATCCACCCGGTTTCGTTGAGTTGGCGCATGGCAGCATCTACGATGGGATACCCCGTACGACCGCCGCACCAGGCTTGAAAGAGTTTTTCGTTATTGTCCCAAGGAAAGTCTTTGAACGGTTCACGATAGGAGCCTTCTGCCAACTCTGGAAAGAAAAAGAGGGCGTGTTGATAAAACTCGCGCCACGCTAATTCCTGTTGCCAAGTTTGAACATTTGCACGGGTTTCGTCGCTACGGCTGCGGTTGTAGGCCGCCTGAGCCGCATCCCAAACCGTCCGAATACCGATCGTGCCAAATTTCAGTGCTGCACTGAGCTGGGAGGTTCCGGGGGCAACGGGAAAGTTGCGCTGCTCGTCGTAGGCGGCGATCGCCCCATCACAAAACCAATCCAGTTGATTCTGAGCCGCCTGGGTTCCCGGTTCCAACAGCAGCGGATTGTCCCATTTAAACCCTAGATCTTTGGCAGAGGGAAGGGCGATCGCCCCTGCTTTTTCCGCCGCCTGCTGCTCTTTTGGGGACAATCCCTGCAAATCGTTGATTTGTGGGAAGGGTTCAGCTTTGACTTGTTTGATCCAGTTTTTCCAGAAGGGAGTATAGACCGTGTAGGGACTGCCACTGCCCGTCATCACGGTTTTGGGTGGATGCAAAAGTTGATCCCACCCCGCACAGTATTCAATTCCCGCCTCCTTCAAAGCGTCTGCGACTTGGCGATCGCGCGATCGCGAGTACGGCTCCACATCTCGGTTCCAGTAAACAGCTTGGGCATGGAGAGCCTGCGCCAGTTTAGGAATTTCTTTTTCCGGTGCACCTTTGAGAATCAGGAGATCACTCCCCGCTGCTTGGTAGTCCTCTTTCAGTGTTTTGAGACTGCCGATCATGTACGTGACCCGTGCGGGTGCTACGTCATCCTGATCCAAAATGGACGGGTCGAGGCAGAATATACCAGTGATTTTTGGGGTGCGATCGCGAGCTTGGGTCAGTCCGGCATTGTCCACAATGCGAAGATCACGACGATGCCAAAAGAGAATCAAATCGGTCATGGGGATGGATCACAAAGGGCTTCTTCAATGGTAGTGGAGTTCAGTTGGGATAGCCGGACGCTAGATTCAGCTATTTGACGGATTTTAGATCACCCTCGCAATCGAGAAACGCACGATAATCTACAGTGGAACGCCCCACTTTTTGGTAAGAGTAAAAGGGTTATCGCTCGTTTGGGGCGATCGCCCCCTGTCTCCAAGCGAGAATCGCCTTGCGTCTCTAACGGAGAATTGCACTACCTCCCCAAGGGAGAATAACCTCTTTCAGCCTTCTTCCGGTTCCGCCACGGAGTCTTTTCATGCTACAACTGCACGATTTTGAAGCCGCCCAGCAGCGCATC is part of the Synechococcales cyanobacterium T60_A2020_003 genome and harbors:
- a CDS encoding deoxyribodipyrimidine photo-lyase — its product is MTDLILFWHRRDLRIVDNAGLTQARDRTPKITGIFCLDPSILDQDDVAPARVTYMIGSLKTLKEDYQAAGSDLLILKGAPEKEIPKLAQALHAQAVYWNRDVEPYSRSRDRQVADALKEAGIEYCAGWDQLLHPPKTVMTGSGSPYTVYTPFWKNWIKQVKAEPFPQINDLQGLSPKEQQAAEKAGAIALPSAKDLGFKWDNPLLLEPGTQAAQNQLDWFCDGAIAAYDEQRNFPVAPGTSQLSAALKFGTIGIRTVWDAAQAAYNRSRSDETRANVQTWQQELAWREFYQHALFFFPELAEGSYREPFKDFPWDNNEKLFQAWCGGRTGYPIVDAAMRQLNETGWMHNRCRMIVASFLTKDLIINWQWGEKYFMQTLIDGDLAANNGGWQWSASSGMDPKPLRIFNPASQAQKYDPEAEYIREWLPELRSVDTEALVMGKIPKDERDRCGYPAPIVDHKVQQQRFKERYQAQKRSG